A DNA window from Lepidochelys kempii isolate rLepKem1 chromosome 9, rLepKem1.hap2, whole genome shotgun sequence contains the following coding sequences:
- the FMR1NB gene encoding FMR1 neighbor protein isoform X2 yields MMQMVTGTHFWGNCVILVMSPSICPSFASPLQDVVKRSEVAPNKPKTKLEDISEALLNFFNPGTCRPKEDQTVVACQAGENINKTTCLKNRCCHSSKKSSQLKCFSPLKDRLQLTLRLFALGIGGMIILGCLPFFCCTYLQGSKCANPLLRANKEVEQIVQKQTDRSENIGGYLLDLLREDAKDHKRKKKEKMPADLEQPGQDKDASVT; encoded by the exons ATGATGCAAATGGTGACTGGTACTCACTTTTGGGGGAACTGTGTGATTTTGGTGATGTCTCCTAGCATCTGTCCAA GTTTTGCTTCACCACTTCAGGATGTTGTAAAAAGAAGTGAAGTGGCACCCAACAAACCTAAAACGAAGCTAGAAGATATATCGGAAGCTCTATTAAATTTCTTCAATCCAGGGA CTTGTCGGCCCAAAGAAGATCAAACAGTAGTTGCTTGCCAAGCAGGAGAGAATATTAACAAGACTACTTGTCTGAAAAATAGGTGTTGTCACTCTTCCAAAAAAAGCAGTCAGCTGAAGTGCTTTTCTCCACTCAAAGACA GACTTCAGCTGACACTGCGACTGTTTGCACTTGGAATAGGAGGAATGATTATTTTGGGGTGTCTGCCATTTTTCTGCTGTACATATTTACAGGGAAG TAAGTGTGCCAACCCTTTGCTCAGAGCAAACAAAGAAGTTGAGCAAATTGTGCAGAAGCAAACAGATAGGAGTGAAAACATTGGTGGCTATTTACTGGATTTACTTAGAGAAGATGCTAAGGACCACAAGCGCAAGAAGAAAG AGAAAATGCCAGCTGATCTTGAACAGCCTGGGCAAGACAAGGATGCCAGTGTAACCTGA
- the FMR1NB gene encoding FMR1 neighbor protein isoform X1 produces MRDPHSHLTLCSSGCHTTNAAHFACRERKSHWLLRCFASPLQDVVKRSEVAPNKPKTKLEDISEALLNFFNPGTCRPKEDQTVVACQAGENINKTTCLKNRCCHSSKKSSQLKCFSPLKDRLQLTLRLFALGIGGMIILGCLPFFCCTYLQGSKCANPLLRANKEVEQIVQKQTDRSENIGGYLLDLLREDAKDHKRKKKEKMPADLEQPGQDKDASVT; encoded by the exons ATGAGGGATCCACACTCACATTTGACCCTTTGCTCTTCGGGATGTCACACCACAAATGCAGCACACTTTGcctgcagggagaggaagagcCATTGGTTGCTCCGCT GTTTTGCTTCACCACTTCAGGATGTTGTAAAAAGAAGTGAAGTGGCACCCAACAAACCTAAAACGAAGCTAGAAGATATATCGGAAGCTCTATTAAATTTCTTCAATCCAGGGA CTTGTCGGCCCAAAGAAGATCAAACAGTAGTTGCTTGCCAAGCAGGAGAGAATATTAACAAGACTACTTGTCTGAAAAATAGGTGTTGTCACTCTTCCAAAAAAAGCAGTCAGCTGAAGTGCTTTTCTCCACTCAAAGACA GACTTCAGCTGACACTGCGACTGTTTGCACTTGGAATAGGAGGAATGATTATTTTGGGGTGTCTGCCATTTTTCTGCTGTACATATTTACAGGGAAG TAAGTGTGCCAACCCTTTGCTCAGAGCAAACAAAGAAGTTGAGCAAATTGTGCAGAAGCAAACAGATAGGAGTGAAAACATTGGTGGCTATTTACTGGATTTACTTAGAGAAGATGCTAAGGACCACAAGCGCAAGAAGAAAG AGAAAATGCCAGCTGATCTTGAACAGCCTGGGCAAGACAAGGATGCCAGTGTAACCTGA